In Brachypodium distachyon strain Bd21 chromosome 5, Brachypodium_distachyon_v3.0, whole genome shotgun sequence, the genomic window CTTGTTGGGGCTGGCAGAATACATCAATTCAGACCTATATGTCTCCTAAAATGCTTGTATAAGTGGGGGACTAAAACTATGAATTTGAGGTTTGAACCTTGCTAACTAGCTTATTAGCATCCATTAGAATGCATTTATTAAGGAAAGGAATATCATGGAGGGGTACTTACTTTGCATGAATTAATGCATCATTCTCATGTGAAAAAGGAGGTTGGTGTAATTCTCAAGTTGGATTTTGAGAAGGCTTACGATAAGGTTAACTAGTACTTCTTAATGTCCTGTCTGAAACTAAAGGGTTTTAATGAAAAATGATGCTCATGGACTAAACAGGTGCTAAAAAATGGAACAATAAGTGAGGCGCTAAATGATGAGGTTGGCCCCTATTTCCAAAGTGCAAAAGGAGTGAGCCCTTGTCTCCCTTGTTGCCTAGGTGTTAACTAAGATGGTGCTTAAGGGACAGAGTAATGGTTTATTTGTTGGATTGGCAGCTGACTTGATTCAGCATGGTCTGGCAATCCTCCAGTATGCTGATGATATTGTGATTTGTCTTCATCATGATATGACTAATGTTGTTAACATGAAGCTCCTTCTTTATATGTTTGAGATGATGTTTGGCTTAAGATCAATTTTTGTAAAAGTGAGGTTCATAAGATTGGAGGAGATAATACAACTGTAGAAGTATTTCGGGTTGCCTGTGAGCTTTATCCTCTTAAGAATACATATTGGGACTTTCTAATGCTAAATTCCTGAAGAGACTAGAGGCTTGGAAAGGGTGTGTCTATGGGTGGTAAAACTGTCTTGCTTAATGCTGGCCTATTTAATATGCCATCTTATCACATGTCCATGTTCTTTTTGAATACAACATTCAATGAGAAACTGGACAAGCATTGGAGGAAATTTCTTTGGGAAAGAAAAAGtgagaaaaaaatcatctagTTAAATGGGCCAGGGTTTGCAGATCTAAAGGAAAAGGTGATCTGGGGGTTAAGGAtatgagaaaacaaaatataagCCGCTTACGCAAATGGTGGTGGGGGTTAGACACTTGTCAAGGTCTGTAGCAGACTTGTTAGGAGAAAGTATCGCTCTAATTCATTTGTTCCTACTGTTAAATTGAGAGTTGTTCCTACTCTAATTCTCGTTGTTGGAAAGCTCTATTGAAAATTAGAGACTTTTACTTGCTGGTAGGACAATTAAGACGGGGAATGGGAATCTGATGAGGCTGTGGGAGGACCGTTGGGATGGTGATAATGGCCCCTTTGACAACAAAATTTTCTAAGTTGTACCGGATATGTTTGTCCCCATGTATCACTATTAGAGAGTTTAGGGAGGCTTGGCCTGTCTTGAATTTTAGGAGACAACTGAATCCTTCACTTTCGGAGCAATGGGTATTTGAAATATACTTATgtggattaaaaaaaaaggagggaaaCAAGAGACTTTTAGGTAAGAGTAGATCTTCTTACCAGTGTACATCATCAAATCTAATGGTAACAAAtcatttaaaaatacattgcACTCCATGTCTATAACCCATTGACTACATGACGTGGAAAATCAATACTACTCAACCATTATGGTTATTCAAAATGGAGATTTGCAAAaggataaaataaaatttggaaCAAAAATTGTGCAATTTTGGCACGAAATTTGCAATGTACTTGTGTTGTTGTGTTGGATGTGGGCCATGGCTacttttttaattattttttgacGAAAAGATATTTTAGGTTGAACGATAAATcttatatcttaaaatattATGGGTAGGTGATAAAATTTCTTTTTATAGTAGAGGCGTAATTCGACACgacccccccccaccccccccccccccggcgtAAGTCATCGGGTTTCCAGGGCCCCGCGACTTAAGTCACGCCCCTTTAGGTATAGCCCGTCGTAAGCCCATATCCAAGCCCTGTATAACCCCGTAGTCGCGTACGTATTCGTCTACGGCGTCGAGGTAACCCGCCCGCGAATGTaaataggaaaaaagaaaagaaaaggaaatgaaaacaaaaacagaaatggaCGGATCAACGCCATGAATCGCGCACGTGATACATTCTCGGCTGGcggtttcaaaaaaaaatcatgcggCGGCCACCATCTGCGATTCGATTTTGTCCGGCGGAAGAGACTCGGCACCACCTCGCCATCCTTTTACACAGATCTCCGTGAAAACTCCGGCGGCCGGACACATATCTCAACGGAGTGGTCTCGTTTGACCAACCCTGCCATGGTTCCCGCCTCCTTCGTTCGTCCGAAGGTAATGCCGTGCTTTCATGCTATTGGCGTCCACGCCAACCTCATGTAGGTTAGCCTAGCTAGCGCTATAGTTTAGCTCCGCCACCCGGGTAGCCACCTATACATTTTGGCTTTTTCATTATCAATAACATCGCAAGTTCATGTGGTTGTGCTGTGCTGAGGTATGGAGGACGACAACGGATACGCGGGCGGGGATTCTAGTTCGGATAATGAATCCACGTCGTCTAGTCCTAGGAACGGGCCATTTGGTGACGAAGGAACTGACGACGGAAACGTGAGGCTTGAGCACGAATTAGGTGTTGATCATGAGCAGGCCGATCCTGCTGATTTGGACTACATGAGCGATGTAAGTTGTATACCTCGTTTCCTATTCATACCTGAAGCGATGATAAATACAAGGAACGTGACGCCAAGTTATGACGCGTAtggtttcatttctttttacaGTCCATGATGGGCTCCGGCGATGaatatgaatacattggggaTTCGGACATTGACATGGGGCATGAAGAAGACCCTGAAGAATCGGAGGTTATTACGGGGTCCTACTCGGGAAGCACAAGTGAGGTACGTTGATCAGCGTGGATACGTTACATGATTTAATGATATCAAGACTTATATATGTATTTCACATTGTGTAGTTGCAAGACCATCTTCAGGACGAAGAAGCGGGAGACTGCAATTTTAACATGAACATTGAACTTGACGAAGATCGGCGTGGTAGATACCGTCAGATAATGGAGATGTTTTTATATTCGAAAGATGCTGCTTACAGTTTCTACAACAAGTATGCTAAAGAAAATGGATTCAGCATAAGAAGAGACAAGGTGAAACAAACCAAGAATGCTCCCGGACAAGTAGGCTTAAGGCATTTTGTCAGTTCAAGGGAAGGAAAACGTCATAAGAGGTACTTTGCCAACCTGGGAGGCCGctcgcaaaggctaagggctGAATCTCGATGCAACTGCAAAGTGCATCTCGTTGTGAAGCTCGACCGTCGGCGTGGGGTTTGGGTTGTTGCAAGGTTCGACGACCTCCACAACCATATATTGGCCAAAGCGGATGAAGTCCCATTTCTTTGGTCGCAGAGGAAAATCAAAGATTTTCAGAAAGCAGAAATTTTAGCATTGGGAGCTGCTGGGGTCAGAAAGCACATGATCATGAGTAGCTTCATAAGCAAATACGGGAGATACAACGAAGTGGGATTCGTGAGATGGGACGTGTATAACATGTGtgccagagagaagagaaagctgATTGCGAATGGTGACGCGTCCACCTCACTCGGCATTATGCTCAGCAGGAGGGACAATgatcctgatttttttttcgagtaCCAGGCAGATGAGATGGGACGTCTGCGAAGCATGTTCTGGTGTGATTCGCAGTCACGTCAGGACTATCAGGATTTTGGCGACGTCGTCGTGTTTGACAGTACCTACAAGATGAACCGGTATGGCATGCCATTCATTCCCTTTGTTGGTCTGAACAATCATTGTAAGATCACAGTTTTTGGGTGCGCCATCGTTTTAGACGAGACTGAAGAAACGTACATATGGCTGCTCCAAACATTCTTGAGAGCCATGTGTCAGAAGAAACCGAAGACTGTGATCACTGATGGTGACGCTTCTATGATCAGGGCTATTGGGGCCGTCCTCATAGGCGTATGGCACCGTCTATGTTCTTGGCATAGagaaaaacatgaagaagCACCTTAGTTTcaaatcaacaaaagagtTCCGGTCTCTCATATACTACACCACTTCAGAAGACAGGTGGAACGCGTTTGTTCAGAAATGGCGGACAGATAGAACAGAACGATGGCTGAGGAGGAtgtacagaaagaaaagactGTGGGCCGCATCCTATCTCTCGGGAGGAT contains:
- the LOC104585517 gene encoding protein FAR1-RELATED SEQUENCE 5-like, coding for MEDDNGYAGGDSSSDNESTSSSPRNGPFGDEGTDDGNVRLEHELGVDHEQADPADLDYMSDSMMGSGDEYEYIGDSDIDMGHEEDPEESEVITGSYSGSTSELQDHLQDEEAGDCNFNMNIELDEDRRGRYRQIMEMFLYSKDAAYSFYNKYAKENGFSIRRDKVKQTKNAPGQVGLRHFVSSREGKRHKRYFANLGGRSQRLRAESRCNCKVHLVVKLDRRRGVWVVARFDDLHNHILAKADEVPFLWSQRKIKDFQKAEILALGAAGVRKHMIMSSFISKYGRYNEVGFVRWDVYNMCAREKRKLIANGDASTSLGIMLSRRDNDPDFFFEYQADEMGRLRSMFWCDSQSRQDYQDFGDVVVFDSTYKMNRYGMPFIPFVGLNNHCKITVFGCAIVLDETEETYIWLLQTFLRAMCQKKPKTVITDGDASMIRAIGAVLIGVWHRLCSWHREKHEEAP